The bacterium genome window below encodes:
- a CDS encoding polysaccharide biosynthesis tyrosine autokinase — MSDAAARREFNVREHWQVLVRRRYLIFTFVLAATLASAVASFVATPVYRSACSVSIERSGVRLLKQDLATAEPSWLDYQNFYNTQYKIIESDKVLRGAVDVLRLRERPAPGGEPSLLSRLLSLGRAPQAEADPYYAPVKSLRGGLTVTPVRDSHLVEIAYVSPDRDFAAAAANAVARAYLNFTLGSKLEIARDSGEFFVKRIAELRAEIAREEAALQEFARANQLVTGDTNEAALKNFEDLRLRLTKVQADLAEAQGRYKAYAAASPESLDEVRTNQFIQQLGEAAAEAEREYREKFSTYGSQYPEVIKIRSKMDAAKEKLASETTELARRTVEAARIDYENKKAQADELSRLFAGSRVDVDRFQGPYSEYLTRKKIVDAKRATLNDLLDKENQMALNASLGDTGHNVRVIDEARPAHQIFKPKKKVNIALGFLVGLFLGVGGAVLLEYLDNTIKTPEDVRAALGVPVLGMIPAPDAPAQGPRRWLGERRAEEADPEGPDPALATNDAPLSPAAEAYRELRTAVLLATAGHPPRSLTVTSSQPGEGKTTTAINLAAALAQLGKRVLLVDADLRRPRCHRVFGVAADEGLSTYLSGNAEFDGLAVPTSVPNVTLLPAGPIPPNPAELLDAERFTDLAKRLASSGDWDHVVFDTPPTLSVVDPLVVGRATEGTILVVRSAVTTRESGRMAKEKLASGRVPLLGALLNAVGIDSVPYQYRNYRYGYARRKGEDAERAAEGRGRARG, encoded by the coding sequence ATGTCCGACGCCGCCGCGCGCCGCGAGTTCAACGTCCGGGAGCACTGGCAGGTCCTCGTCCGCCGGCGCTACCTGATCTTCACCTTCGTCCTCGCGGCGACGCTCGCGTCGGCCGTGGCGAGCTTCGTCGCCACCCCCGTCTACCGCTCGGCGTGCTCGGTCTCGATCGAACGCTCCGGCGTGCGGCTGCTCAAGCAGGACCTCGCCACCGCCGAGCCGAGCTGGCTCGACTATCAGAACTTCTACAACACCCAGTACAAGATCATCGAGTCGGACAAGGTGCTGCGCGGCGCGGTGGACGTGCTGCGGCTGCGCGAGCGTCCGGCGCCCGGCGGCGAGCCGTCGCTCCTCTCGCGCCTCCTCTCCCTCGGCCGCGCCCCGCAGGCGGAGGCGGATCCTTACTACGCGCCGGTCAAGTCGCTGCGCGGCGGCCTGACGGTGACGCCGGTCCGCGACAGCCATCTCGTCGAGATCGCCTACGTCTCCCCCGACCGCGACTTCGCGGCCGCCGCGGCGAACGCGGTGGCCCGCGCCTACCTCAACTTCACCCTCGGCAGCAAGCTCGAGATCGCGCGGGACTCCGGCGAGTTCTTCGTCAAGCGGATCGCCGAGCTGCGCGCGGAGATCGCGCGCGAGGAGGCGGCGCTGCAGGAGTTCGCGCGGGCGAACCAGCTCGTCACCGGCGACACCAACGAGGCGGCGCTCAAGAACTTCGAGGACCTGCGGCTGCGGCTGACGAAGGTCCAGGCGGACCTCGCCGAGGCGCAGGGCCGCTACAAGGCGTACGCCGCGGCCAGCCCCGAGTCGCTGGACGAAGTCCGCACGAACCAGTTCATCCAGCAGCTCGGCGAGGCGGCGGCGGAGGCGGAGCGGGAGTACCGCGAGAAGTTCTCCACCTACGGCTCGCAGTATCCCGAGGTGATCAAGATCCGCTCCAAGATGGACGCGGCGAAGGAGAAGCTGGCCTCCGAGACGACGGAGCTGGCCCGCCGCACGGTCGAGGCGGCGCGGATCGACTACGAGAACAAGAAGGCGCAGGCGGACGAGCTCTCGCGCCTCTTCGCCGGCTCGCGCGTGGACGTGGACCGCTTCCAGGGGCCGTACAGCGAGTACCTGACGCGCAAGAAGATCGTGGACGCCAAGCGCGCGACGCTCAACGACCTGCTCGACAAAGAGAACCAGATGGCGCTCAACGCCAGCCTCGGCGACACCGGCCACAACGTGCGCGTGATCGACGAGGCGCGTCCGGCGCACCAGATCTTCAAGCCGAAGAAGAAGGTCAACATCGCCCTCGGCTTCCTCGTCGGCCTGTTCCTCGGCGTCGGCGGGGCCGTGCTGCTCGAGTACCTCGACAACACGATCAAGACCCCCGAAGACGTCCGCGCCGCCCTCGGCGTCCCGGTGCTGGGGATGATCCCCGCCCCCGACGCGCCGGCGCAGGGGCCGCGGCGCTGGCTCGGCGAAAGGCGCGCGGAGGAGGCCGATCCCGAAGGGCCCGACCCGGCGCTGGCGACGAACGACGCGCCCCTCTCGCCGGCGGCCGAGGCCTACCGCGAGCTGCGCACGGCGGTGCTGCTGGCGACGGCGGGGCATCCGCCGCGCTCCCTGACGGTCACCTCCAGCCAGCCGGGCGAAGGGAAGACGACGACGGCGATCAACCTCGCCGCGGCGCTGGCCCAGCTCGGCAAGCGCGTGCTGCTGGTGGACGCCGACCTGCGGCGGCCGCGCTGCCACCGCGTCTTCGGCGTCGCCGCCGACGAGGGGCTCTCGACCTACCTCTCCGGCAACGCGGAATTCGACGGTCTCGCCGTGCCGACGAGCGTCCCTAACGTGACGCTCCTCCCCGCGGGGCCGATCCCGCCGAACCCGGCCGAGCTGCTGGACGCGGAACGGTTCACCGACCTGGCGAAGCGGCTCGCGTCGAGCGGGGACTGGGACCACGTCGTCTTCGACACGCCGCCGACCCTCTCCGTCGTCGATCCGCTGGTCGTCGGCCGCGCGACCGAGGGCACGATCCTCGTCGTCCGCTCGGCGGTCACCACGCGCGAATCGGGGCGGATGGCCAAAGAGAAGCTGGCGTCCGGCCGCGTGCCGCTGCTCGGCGCGCTGCTCAACGCCGTGGGGATCGACAGCGTGCCGTACCAGTACCGCAACTACCGCTACGGCTACGCCCGGCGGAAGGGCGAGGACGCGGAACGCGCGGCGGAGGGCCGCGGGCGCGCCCGCGGCTGA
- a CDS encoding polysaccharide export protein: MKLLALAAAALAAAAVPVLAQEASKAPAPAPAPQTVPTPDTKAFAAPPTRVDDYVVGPNDLLDIKVFELSQLDRTVRVTKDGTISLPLLGQVPVGGLTPRGVEEKIAQMLRDGNLVRDPQVSVFVQEFVSRRVFVQGAVSKPGIINLLGDRTLLDVVGEAGGLIDRAGTRIYVVRPFAAGGAERIEVDAERLVYQGDPSANLRVQPGDIVMVPYEQVFKVFVNGAVSRPGPVEYAGGEPMTVLQAVTAAGGGNDRANESRVQIIRRMPDGSKQLFKVNLKRVKRGKDEDMLLQRNDIVVVPESFF; encoded by the coding sequence ATGAAGCTCCTCGCCCTCGCCGCCGCCGCGCTCGCCGCGGCCGCGGTCCCCGTTCTCGCCCAGGAGGCCTCCAAGGCCCCCGCTCCGGCGCCCGCGCCGCAGACCGTCCCGACGCCGGACACCAAGGCGTTCGCCGCCCCGCCGACGCGGGTCGACGACTACGTCGTCGGTCCGAACGACCTGCTCGACATCAAGGTCTTCGAGCTCTCGCAGCTCGACCGGACGGTGCGCGTGACGAAGGACGGGACGATCTCCCTGCCGCTGCTCGGGCAGGTGCCGGTCGGCGGCCTGACGCCGCGCGGGGTCGAAGAGAAGATCGCCCAGATGCTGCGCGACGGGAACCTCGTCCGCGACCCGCAGGTCTCGGTCTTCGTGCAGGAGTTCGTTTCGCGCCGCGTCTTCGTCCAGGGCGCCGTGAGCAAGCCGGGGATCATCAACCTCCTCGGCGACCGCACGCTGCTCGACGTCGTCGGCGAGGCGGGCGGCCTGATCGACCGCGCCGGCACGCGGATCTACGTCGTCCGGCCGTTCGCCGCCGGCGGCGCGGAGCGGATCGAGGTCGACGCCGAGCGGCTCGTCTACCAGGGCGACCCGTCGGCCAACCTGCGGGTCCAGCCCGGCGACATCGTGATGGTCCCCTACGAGCAGGTCTTCAAGGTCTTCGTCAACGGCGCCGTCTCGCGCCCCGGCCCGGTGGAGTACGCGGGCGGCGAGCCGATGACCGTGCTGCAGGCGGTGACCGCCGCCGGCGGCGGGAACGACCGCGCCAACGAGAGCCGCGTCCAGATCATCCGGCGGATGCCGGACGGCTCGAAGCAGCTGTTCAAGGTCAACCTCAAGCGGGTCAAGCGGGGCAAGGACGAAGACATGCTGCTCCAGCGCAACGACATCGTCGTCGTGCCCGAATCGTTCTTCTGA
- a CDS encoding outer membrane beta-barrel protein encodes MLAAVGAAGAQTPTRDAPFPELLGTRRWGPFLVVPRFTLDNIGYDDNVFLYSQADPRPKETDYILRMGPEVRAQMPIGHRLALTIHDKLAGEVFARHSSLNHADNNFDGQFDALIGPALFTVGGTWNSYRWRPSSEIVERVRENDVRVWQTARLFLSPRTDVSFTASTTRYRYNSELPYYLLVGDEWTQATIDEALDRDQKDRTAEVGWRIRPRTRLFAQYLDRDSDFRHMVGGESRNATERRRALGVEFSASSKLSGRLLAGTSKLEPKDASLGLRPFDGTVVSSELRYRPNGWTRFTATAERAPVFSVFERNLYYVDTYRGVGVDMYLGAFWGVQGGYSLRDSKYPEVSPTIHAPRDDRTKDSYVGALFRLKNGFEIGLRVGRRKRDSNLPTAVDDQRYVTTSGTYAF; translated from the coding sequence ATGCTGGCCGCGGTCGGCGCCGCCGGCGCGCAGACGCCGACCCGCGACGCCCCGTTCCCGGAGCTGCTCGGCACGCGCCGCTGGGGTCCGTTCCTCGTCGTGCCCCGCTTCACGCTGGACAACATCGGCTACGACGACAACGTGTTCCTCTACTCCCAGGCCGACCCGCGGCCGAAGGAGACCGACTACATCCTGCGCATGGGGCCGGAGGTCCGGGCCCAGATGCCGATCGGCCACCGCCTGGCGCTGACGATCCACGACAAGCTGGCCGGCGAGGTCTTCGCGCGGCACTCGTCGCTCAACCACGCCGACAACAACTTCGACGGGCAGTTCGACGCCCTGATCGGCCCCGCGCTCTTCACCGTCGGCGGGACGTGGAACAGCTACCGCTGGCGTCCGAGCTCCGAAATCGTCGAGCGCGTGCGGGAGAACGACGTCCGCGTCTGGCAGACCGCGCGCCTCTTCCTCAGCCCGCGGACCGACGTCTCGTTCACCGCCTCGACGACCCGCTACCGCTACAACTCCGAGCTGCCGTACTACCTCCTCGTCGGCGACGAGTGGACGCAGGCGACGATCGACGAGGCGCTCGACCGCGACCAGAAGGACCGCACGGCCGAGGTCGGCTGGCGGATCCGCCCGCGGACGCGCCTCTTCGCCCAGTACCTCGACCGCGACAGCGACTTCCGCCACATGGTCGGCGGGGAAAGCCGCAACGCCACGGAGCGGCGGCGCGCGCTCGGCGTCGAGTTCAGCGCCTCGAGCAAGCTCTCGGGACGGCTGCTCGCCGGCACGTCGAAGCTGGAGCCGAAGGACGCGAGCCTCGGGCTGCGGCCGTTCGACGGCACGGTCGTCTCCTCGGAGCTCCGCTACCGGCCGAACGGCTGGACCCGCTTCACCGCCACCGCGGAACGGGCGCCGGTCTTCTCCGTCTTCGAGCGCAACCTCTACTACGTCGACACCTACCGCGGCGTCGGCGTGGACATGTACCTCGGCGCCTTCTGGGGCGTGCAGGGCGGCTACAGCCTGCGCGACTCCAAGTACCCCGAGGTCTCCCCGACGATCCACGCGCCCCGCGACGACCGCACCAAGGACAGCTACGTCGGGGCGCTGTTCCGCCTCAAGAACGGCTTCGAAATCGGGCTGCGCGTCGGGCGGCGCAAGCGGGACTCGAACCTGCCGACCGCCGTGGACGACCAGCGCTACGTGACGACTTCCGGCACCTACGCCTTCTAG
- a CDS encoding carboxypeptidase-like regulatory domain-containing protein — MKANRLMKLVTVAIAAALFLGPVPAATATPSSADARLAGRVFDKDLVTPAASLTVAATSLGAKAPAASSRTDKDGRFELAALPAGYYDLLISDAKGQPLATARVMAKAGEKTTVTMALPDRKPGESAAAPAAGEGFLSTPTGKVTVIVGAAIILAVAANSLVKDNSSSPVSPNVPK; from the coding sequence ATGAAGGCGAACCGGTTGATGAAGCTCGTGACGGTGGCCATCGCGGCCGCTCTGTTCCTCGGACCCGTTCCCGCCGCGACGGCGACGCCGTCCTCGGCCGACGCCCGCCTCGCGGGCCGGGTCTTCGACAAGGATCTCGTGACTCCCGCCGCGTCGCTGACCGTCGCGGCCACCTCGCTCGGCGCCAAGGCGCCGGCCGCGTCCTCGCGCACCGACAAGGACGGCCGCTTCGAACTCGCCGCCCTGCCCGCCGGCTACTACGACCTGCTGATCAGCGACGCCAAGGGGCAGCCGCTGGCGACGGCCCGGGTGATGGCCAAGGCCGGCGAGAAGACCACCGTGACGATGGCGCTCCCCGACCGCAAGCCGGGCGAGAGCGCCGCGGCCCCCGCGGCCGGCGAAGGCTTCCTCTCCACGCCGACCGGGAAGGTCACCGTGATCGTCGGCGCGGCGATCATCCTCGCCGTGGCCGCCAACAGCCTCGTCAAGGACAACAGCAGCAGCCCGGTGAGCCCGAACGTTCCCAAGTAA
- the pyrE gene encoding orotate phosphoribosyltransferase, with amino-acid sequence MRRRLAEILQVESIKKGDFVLASGRRSNYYLDCRRTTLHPEGAYLVGKLVLDAADRRGWGAEAVGGLTLGADPMATAAAVVSYLDERPIRAFLVRKEAKTHGTGQQIEGAPAAGAAVVLVEDVITTGGSTLVAKEACVAAGLVVKGVVALVDREEGGRAALEAAGLEVEALFTARELLSTDSTHSTDA; translated from the coding sequence ATGAGGCGGCGACTCGCGGAAATTCTTCAAGTCGAGTCGATCAAGAAGGGTGATTTCGTCCTCGCCAGCGGCCGCCGGTCGAATTACTACCTCGACTGCCGCCGTACGACGCTCCACCCCGAGGGCGCCTATCTCGTGGGGAAGCTCGTCCTGGACGCGGCCGACCGTCGCGGCTGGGGCGCGGAGGCCGTCGGCGGCCTGACGCTCGGCGCCGATCCGATGGCCACGGCGGCGGCGGTGGTGTCCTACCTCGACGAGCGTCCGATCCGCGCGTTTCTGGTCCGCAAGGAAGCCAAGACGCACGGCACCGGGCAGCAGATCGAGGGGGCGCCGGCGGCGGGCGCGGCGGTCGTTCTCGTCGAGGACGTGATCACGACCGGCGGCAGCACGCTCGTGGCCAAGGAGGCCTGCGTCGCGGCCGGCTTGGTGGTGAAGGGGGTCGTGGCGTTGGTGGATCGCGAAGAAGGCGGCCGCGCCGCTCTCGAGGCCGCCGGCCTCGAGGTCGAGGCGCTCTTCACGGCCCGGGAACTCCTATCGACCGACTCGACCCACTCGACCGACGCGTAG
- the coaE gene encoding dephospho-CoA kinase (Dephospho-CoA kinase (CoaE) performs the final step in coenzyme A biosynthesis.), which produces MSLPARLFVPGLGPVLVAGLTGGIASGKSTVAGMMRELGTPVVDADEIVHELLAPGGAAVGPIVAAFGAAAQTLDGAVDRVALAALVFRNDEAREQLEEIVHPLVAAAARDRLADAAEATRAEVVVYDAALLVETGRRDEVDRLVVVSAPPDVQLARLMARDHIDADAAGARLRAQLPLERKLDVADYVIDNGGRWDQTRRQVAATMAALREDAALLRMGQPLPRRR; this is translated from the coding sequence GTGAGCCTCCCCGCGCGCCTCTTCGTCCCCGGGCTGGGGCCGGTCCTCGTCGCCGGGCTGACCGGAGGGATCGCCTCCGGCAAGAGCACCGTGGCGGGGATGATGCGCGAGTTGGGAACGCCGGTCGTGGACGCCGACGAGATCGTCCACGAGCTGCTCGCGCCGGGCGGGGCCGCCGTCGGCCCGATCGTCGCCGCCTTCGGCGCCGCGGCGCAGACGCTCGACGGCGCGGTGGACCGGGTCGCGCTCGCCGCGCTCGTCTTCCGCAACGACGAAGCGCGCGAACAGCTGGAGGAGATCGTCCATCCGCTGGTCGCCGCGGCGGCGCGCGATCGCCTCGCCGACGCGGCCGAGGCGACGCGGGCCGAGGTCGTGGTCTACGACGCCGCGCTCCTCGTCGAAACGGGACGGCGCGACGAGGTGGACCGGCTGGTCGTGGTCTCCGCGCCCCCCGACGTCCAGTTGGCGCGGCTGATGGCCCGCGACCACATCGACGCCGACGCCGCCGGCGCGCGCCTGCGCGCCCAACTGCCGCTGGAGCGGAAGCTCGACGTCGCCGACTACGTCATCGACAACGGCGGCCGCTGGGACCAGACGCGCCGCCAGGTGGCGGCGACGATGGCCGCGCTGCGCGAGGACGCGGCGCTGCTGCGGATGGGCCAGCCGCTGCCGCGCCGGCGCTGA
- the folD gene encoding bifunctional methylenetetrahydrofolate dehydrogenase/methenyltetrahydrofolate cyclohydrolase FolD, translating to MAAQLLDGKDLAQRIRVRLAEESAAFAARNGFPPGLAVVRVGDDPASAVYVRNKETAAAEVGFANYSVHLPAETSREDVLGKIRELGADRRVHGMLVQLPLPPHIDPWEAQIAVPPEKDADGFHPENAGRLLLGRDDGLVSCTPRGVMALLDDAKVELKGAEAVIVGRSNIVGKPLAHLLLGRHATVTVCHSRTRDLAEVCRRADVLVAAVGKPGLIRGSFVKQGATVIDVGINEITDSRLAEDLLAGQRKRLERFAKNGRALVGDVHFGEALEVAGRLTPVPGGIGPLTVALLLENTLVAARRLCA from the coding sequence ATGGCCGCCCAGTTGCTCGACGGAAAGGACCTCGCCCAGCGGATCCGGGTCCGCTTGGCCGAGGAATCGGCCGCCTTCGCGGCCAGGAACGGCTTCCCGCCGGGGTTGGCCGTCGTGCGGGTCGGGGACGATCCGGCGAGCGCCGTCTACGTGCGGAACAAGGAGACGGCCGCGGCGGAGGTCGGGTTCGCCAACTACTCGGTCCACCTGCCGGCGGAGACGTCGCGCGAGGACGTGCTCGGGAAGATCCGCGAGCTCGGCGCCGACCGGCGCGTTCACGGCATGCTGGTCCAGTTGCCTCTGCCCCCGCACATCGACCCGTGGGAGGCGCAGATCGCCGTCCCGCCGGAGAAGGACGCCGACGGGTTCCACCCCGAGAACGCCGGCCGGCTGCTGCTCGGCCGCGACGACGGCCTCGTCTCCTGCACGCCGCGGGGGGTGATGGCGCTGCTCGACGACGCGAAGGTGGAGCTCAAGGGCGCCGAGGCGGTGATCGTCGGGCGGTCGAACATCGTCGGGAAGCCGCTGGCGCATCTGCTGCTCGGCCGGCACGCGACGGTGACGGTCTGCCACTCCCGCACGCGCGACCTCGCGGAGGTCTGCCGCCGGGCCGACGTCCTCGTCGCCGCGGTCGGCAAGCCGGGGCTGATCCGCGGGAGTTTCGTGAAGCAGGGCGCGACGGTGATCGACGTCGGGATCAACGAGATCACCGACTCGCGTCTGGCCGAGGACCTGCTCGCCGGGCAGCGGAAGCGGCTGGAGCGGTTCGCAAAGAACGGGCGCGCGCTCGTCGGCGACGTCCACTTCGGCGAGGCGCTCGAGGTCGCGGGGCGGCTGACGCCGGTGCCGGGCGGGATCGGCCCGCTGACCGTGGCGCTGCTGCTCGAGAACACGCTCGTCGCGGCGCGGCGTCTCTGCGCGTGA